TCAGGATGGGATTGTTGAGGAAGAGGAAGCGGAAGACTTCATAAGGGTCTCGTTGAAGGAGACAGAGAAGCTGGAGCGGATGGTCCTCGATCTGTTATCGTTCAACACGTTTGCAGCCAATTCCGTTCCTCTAACGAAGGAAATCCAGTCCGTCAATCGTACGGTTAAGGAATCGGTCCATCATTGGGAAGTAGGTCAGGAGAAGGACAACCTTACCATCTCCGTGGATCTTCTTTCTGAAGATGTAGACATACCCATGGATTCTATGCGGTTCCAACAAATTATTACGAATCTGCTCAACAACGCCTCTCATGCGATAGAGGGAAAAGGAGACATCTATATCCGCATGGATCAGCGGGAACAATGGATCTATATTGATGTCGAGGATACAGGTGGTGGAATCAAAGAAGAAGAAAGAGACTTCATCTTTGAGCGGTTTTACAGGGGAGAAGAGAAGAAGTATAAAACCGGTGGCCTCGGTCTCGGTCTCCCGTTTAGTAAAATGATCGCCCAGTCTCTTGGGGGAGATCTTGTCCTGTTTGATAGTTCTTCCGCGGGAACGACCTTCCGTATCCAATTACCCATACACTAGACCCCTTCCATCAGAAGGGGTTTTTTAATAATGAATTTTTATCTTGATTTCAAGATAAATGAGATGTATAATTCTTTTTGTAGGACATATCTCAGTTTCGAGATTTCAAGAAGGGAAGATTCCAATGGGATTTCTAAATAAACTATTCGGTAAGCAAAAGGAGATGGAAGAGATGGCAAATGTAAAATTAGCTGTTGTTTTTTATAGTATGGGTGGTACGAATTATCAGATGGCGAAATGGGCGAAAGAAGCAGCGGAAGAAGCAGGAGCGGAGGTAAGGCTTGTTAAAGTAGAGGAATTAGCACCTGCTTCTGTTATCGAGGCGAATGATGCTTGGAAAGCGACCGTAAATGCGACGAAAGACGTTCCGACTGCAAGCTCCGATGATATTGAGTGGGCAGACGCCTTGATCTTCAGTGTGCCGACACGATTCGGGAACATGCCTGCTCAAATGAAGCAGTTCCTTGATACGCAGGGCGGTCTTTGGGCTTCAGGAAAAACAGTCAACAAAGTTGTCAGCGGTATGACGTCTGCTCAAAACCCACATGGTGGTCAGGAAGCTACCCTGTTGTCTCTTTACACGTCCATGATGCACTGGGGCGCCATTA
This sequence is a window from Bacillus sp. SB49. Protein-coding genes within it:
- the wrbA gene encoding NAD(P)H:quinone oxidoreductase encodes the protein MANVKLAVVFYSMGGTNYQMAKWAKEAAEEAGAEVRLVKVEELAPASVIEANDAWKATVNATKDVPTASSDDIEWADALIFSVPTRFGNMPAQMKQFLDTQGGLWASGKTVNKVVSGMTSAQNPHGGQEATLLSLYTSMMHWGAIIASPGYTDPVLFGAGGNPYGTSVTVDQEGKMVEDVQAAVKHQTKRTISVAEWVKQGNK